In one window of Thermus aquaticus DNA:
- a CDS encoding pseudouridine synthase gives MKAMRLQALLARAGVASRRQAEVLIRQGLVRVNGEVAHLGQKVGPDDLVEVAGRRVEWPRERLVLALHKPRGYTTTRSDPHARRTVFELLPEVPGLQAVGRLDRESEGLLLFTNDGELLFRLTHPRYGVKKVYRVWTERGTLPEAVCRKLVEGVALEDGPARALSCRPAQGGAILTLGEGRKREVRRMLQAVGYPVKRLLRLQVGPVRLGNLPPGRWRRLSPEEVQALLKEVGLE, from the coding sequence ATGAAGGCCATGCGCCTCCAGGCCCTCCTGGCCCGGGCCGGGGTGGCGAGCCGGCGCCAGGCGGAGGTCCTGATCCGCCAGGGCCTGGTGCGGGTGAACGGGGAGGTGGCCCACCTGGGCCAGAAGGTGGGGCCAGACGACCTGGTGGAGGTGGCGGGAAGGCGGGTGGAATGGCCCAGGGAGCGCCTGGTCCTGGCCCTCCACAAGCCCCGGGGCTACACCACCACCCGCTCTGACCCCCACGCCCGGAGGACGGTCTTTGAGCTTCTCCCTGAGGTCCCCGGCCTCCAGGCGGTGGGGCGGCTGGACCGGGAGTCCGAGGGCCTCCTCCTCTTTACCAACGACGGCGAGCTCCTCTTCCGCCTTACCCACCCCCGCTACGGAGTCAAGAAGGTCTACCGGGTCTGGACCGAGAGGGGAACCCTGCCCGAGGCCGTCTGCCGGAAGCTGGTGGAGGGGGTGGCCCTCGAGGACGGCCCGGCCCGGGCCCTCTCCTGCAGGCCCGCCCAAGGCGGGGCCATCCTCACCCTGGGGGAGGGGCGGAAGCGGGAGGTGCGGAGGATGCTCCAGGCCGTGGGCTACCCGGTGAAACGCCTCCTCCGCCTCCAGGTGGGGCCCGTCCGGCTGGGCAACCTGCCCCCCGGGAGGTGGCGCAGGCTTTCCCCGGAGGAGGTTCAGGCCCTGCTAAAGGAGGTGGGGCTAGAATGA
- a CDS encoding Asp23/Gls24 family envelope stress response protein: MAGRLTITENALAALLALAAHEVPGVVGMAPAGLKEQVVRILGRQEASEGVVVRPDPAAPGKYQADFYVVVAVGARIPTVVESLAERVGFAAKRLAGVELSQVRVHVVGVGRG, from the coding sequence ATGGCGGGACGCTTGACCATAACGGAAAACGCCCTGGCGGCCCTTCTGGCCTTGGCGGCCCACGAGGTGCCCGGGGTGGTGGGCATGGCTCCGGCGGGGCTCAAGGAGCAGGTGGTGCGCATCCTGGGGCGGCAGGAGGCCAGCGAGGGGGTGGTGGTCCGCCCGGACCCCGCCGCTCCCGGCAAGTACCAGGCGGACTTCTACGTGGTGGTGGCCGTGGGGGCCCGCATCCCCACGGTGGTGGAGTCCCTGGCTGAGCGGGTGGGCTTCGCCGCCAAGAGGCTGGCCGGGGTGGAGCTCTCCCAGGTGCGGGTCCACGTGGTGGGGGTGGGGCGTGGCTAG
- a CDS encoding queuosine precursor transporter, with amino-acid sequence MRYLDLITALFATVLLVSNVASTKLVVLGPFTFDGGTLLFPLAYIFGDVLTEVYGYRRSRRVIWIGFLALLLATLTFQAVAALPAPEDGESQRFAQAFGLLLGLTPRIVLGSLLAYFVGEFANAYVLARLKVRTEGRFFWLRALASTLVGQGLDTGVFLLVAFYGIWPNEVLLAVFLSNYAFKVGVEALMLPVTYGVVGFLKRAEGLDAYDRDTDFNPFRLA; translated from the coding sequence ATGAGGTACCTGGACCTCATCACCGCCCTCTTCGCCACGGTGCTTCTGGTCTCCAACGTGGCCTCCACCAAGCTGGTGGTCCTGGGGCCCTTCACCTTTGACGGGGGGACCCTCCTCTTCCCCCTGGCCTACATCTTCGGGGACGTCCTCACCGAGGTCTACGGCTACCGTAGAAGCCGAAGGGTCATCTGGATAGGCTTTCTCGCCCTCCTCTTGGCCACCCTCACCTTCCAGGCGGTGGCCGCCCTTCCCGCTCCCGAGGACGGAGAAAGCCAGCGCTTCGCCCAGGCCTTCGGCCTCCTCTTGGGCCTCACCCCCAGGATCGTCCTGGGAAGCCTCCTGGCCTACTTCGTGGGCGAGTTCGCCAACGCCTACGTGCTGGCCCGGCTCAAGGTGCGCACCGAGGGGCGCTTCTTCTGGCTCAGGGCCCTGGCCTCCACCCTGGTGGGCCAGGGGCTGGACACCGGGGTCTTTCTGCTGGTGGCCTTTTACGGCATCTGGCCCAACGAGGTCCTCCTCGCCGTCTTCCTCTCCAACTACGCCTTCAAGGTGGGGGTGGAGGCCCTCATGCTCCCGGTCACCTACGGGGTGGTGGGCTTCCTGAAGCGGGCCGAGGGCCTGGACGCCTACGACCGGGACACGGACTTCAACCCCTTTAGGCTGGCATGA
- the hpt gene encoding hypoxanthine phosphoribosyltransferase, protein MRGMFNAGNGPVQISAEAIQKRVAQLGQAIAQDYQGKTPHLICVLNGAFIFMADLVRAIPLPLTMDFIAISSYGNALKSSGEVELIKDLRLPIHGRDVIVVEDIVDTGLTLAYLLDYLEARKPASIRVAALLSKPARRQVEVPIHYLGFEIEDAYVFGYGLDRAQFDRNLPFITSIRPEEE, encoded by the coding sequence ATGAGGGGCATGTTCAACGCCGGGAACGGACCCGTGCAGATCAGCGCCGAGGCCATCCAAAAGCGGGTGGCCCAGCTGGGGCAGGCCATCGCCCAGGACTACCAGGGGAAGACCCCCCACCTCATCTGCGTCCTGAACGGGGCCTTCATCTTCATGGCCGACCTGGTGCGGGCCATCCCCCTCCCCCTCACCATGGACTTCATCGCCATAAGCTCCTACGGGAACGCCCTGAAGTCCAGCGGGGAGGTGGAGCTCATCAAGGACCTGAGGCTTCCCATCCACGGGCGGGACGTGATCGTGGTGGAGGACATCGTGGACACCGGCCTCACCCTGGCCTACCTCCTGGACTACCTGGAGGCCAGGAAGCCCGCCTCCATCCGGGTGGCGGCCCTTCTCTCCAAGCCGGCCCGGCGCCAGGTGGAGGTCCCCATCCACTACCTGGGCTTTGAGATTGAGGACGCCTACGTCTTTGGCTACGGCCTGGACCGGGCCCAGTTTGACCGCAACCTGCCCTTTATCACCTCCATCCGACCGGAGGAAGAATGA
- a CDS encoding enoyl-CoA hydratase/isomerase family protein, translating into MELQERYPSLGFAWPRPGVLEITFKGERLNAMDPKTHRALSRVWRDLEEVEEARAVLIRGEGGVFSAGGSFALIEEMRASHQALMRVYREARDLVLGPLDFPRPVVAAVEGVAVGAGLALALAADVAVVGKKARLLDGHLRLGVAAGDHAVLLWPLLLGMAKAKYHLFLNEPLSGEEAERLGLVALAVEEGEVYARALEVAERLAQGPKEALEHTKRALNHWYRAFLPQFELSLALEFLGFAGEELEEGLKALKEKRPPSFP; encoded by the coding sequence GTGGAGCTCCAAGAGCGCTACCCCAGCCTGGGCTTCGCCTGGCCCAGGCCCGGGGTGCTGGAGATCACCTTCAAGGGCGAGAGGCTGAACGCCATGGACCCCAAGACCCACCGGGCCCTCTCCCGGGTGTGGCGGGACCTCGAGGAGGTGGAGGAAGCCCGGGCCGTCCTCATCAGGGGCGAGGGCGGGGTCTTCTCGGCCGGGGGCTCCTTTGCCCTCATAGAGGAGATGCGCGCCTCCCACCAGGCCCTGATGCGGGTCTACCGGGAGGCCCGGGACCTGGTCCTGGGGCCCTTGGACTTCCCCAGGCCCGTGGTGGCGGCGGTGGAAGGGGTGGCGGTGGGGGCGGGGCTGGCCTTGGCCCTGGCGGCGGATGTGGCCGTGGTGGGCAAAAAGGCCAGGCTCCTGGACGGGCACCTGCGCCTGGGGGTGGCGGCGGGGGACCACGCCGTCCTCCTCTGGCCCCTTCTCTTGGGCATGGCCAAGGCCAAGTACCACCTCTTCCTCAACGAGCCCTTAAGCGGGGAGGAGGCCGAGCGGCTGGGCCTGGTGGCCCTGGCGGTGGAGGAGGGGGAGGTCTACGCCAGGGCCCTGGAGGTGGCGGAAAGGCTCGCTCAAGGCCCCAAGGAGGCCTTGGAGCACACCAAGCGGGCCCTCAACCACTGGTACCGCGCCTTCCTGCCCCAGTTTGAGCTCTCCCTGGCCCTAGAGTTCCTGGGCTTCGCCGGCGAGGAGCTGGAAGAGGGGCTCAAGGCGCTTAAGGAAAAGCGCCCCCCCAGCTTCCCATGA
- the ald gene encoding alanine dehydrogenase — MVIGVPKEIKTLENRVALTPGGAESLVRRGHTVLVERGAGLGSGLTDAEYERAGAALVSREEAWKAEMVVKVKEPLPEEYPFLREGLILFTYLHLAADRTLTEAMLKSGVTGIAYETVQLKDGSLPLLIPMSEVAGRMAPQVGAQFLEKPKGGRGVLLGGVPGVAPASVVILGGGTVGTNAAKIALGMGAQVTILDVNHKRLQYLDDIFGGRVVTLTATEANIKKSIGHADLLIGAVLVPGAKAPKLVTRDMLPLMKEGSVIVDVAVDQGGCVETIRPTTHAEPTYVVDGVVHYGVANMPGAVPRTSTFALTNQTLPYVLKLAEKGLGALLEDEALLKGLNTHRGLLTHPGVAEAFGLPYTPPEEALRR; from the coding sequence ATGGTCATCGGCGTGCCCAAGGAGATCAAGACCCTGGAGAACCGCGTGGCTCTCACCCCGGGGGGCGCGGAAAGCCTGGTCCGCAGGGGCCACACCGTCTTGGTGGAGCGAGGGGCGGGGTTAGGGTCGGGCCTGACCGACGCCGAGTACGAGCGGGCAGGGGCGGCCCTGGTGAGCCGGGAGGAGGCCTGGAAGGCGGAGATGGTGGTGAAGGTGAAGGAGCCCCTACCTGAGGAGTACCCCTTCCTGCGGGAGGGCCTCATCCTCTTCACCTACCTCCACCTGGCCGCCGACCGGACCCTCACCGAGGCCATGCTGAAAAGCGGGGTCACCGGCATCGCCTACGAGACCGTCCAGCTCAAGGACGGCTCCCTGCCCCTCCTCATCCCCATGAGCGAGGTGGCGGGGCGCATGGCTCCCCAGGTGGGGGCCCAGTTCTTGGAGAAGCCCAAGGGGGGCCGAGGGGTCCTCCTCGGGGGGGTGCCGGGGGTGGCCCCGGCCAGCGTGGTGATCCTGGGGGGCGGCACCGTGGGCACCAACGCCGCCAAGATCGCCTTGGGCATGGGGGCCCAGGTCACCATCCTGGACGTGAACCACAAGCGCCTGCAGTACCTGGATGACATCTTCGGCGGGCGGGTGGTGACCCTCACCGCCACCGAGGCCAACATCAAGAAGAGCATCGGCCACGCCGATCTCCTCATCGGGGCGGTGCTGGTGCCGGGGGCCAAGGCCCCCAAGCTGGTGACCCGGGACATGCTCCCCCTCATGAAGGAGGGCTCGGTGATCGTGGACGTGGCCGTGGACCAGGGGGGGTGCGTGGAGACCATCCGCCCCACCACCCACGCCGAGCCCACCTACGTGGTGGACGGGGTGGTCCACTACGGGGTGGCCAACATGCCGGGAGCCGTCCCCCGGACCTCCACCTTCGCCCTCACCAACCAGACCCTGCCCTACGTGCTCAAGCTGGCGGAAAAGGGCCTGGGGGCCCTTCTGGAGGACGAGGCTCTGCTCAAGGGCCTCAACACCCACAGGGGCCTCCTCACCCACCCGGGGGTGGCCGAGGCCTTCGGCCTCCCCTATACTCCCCCTGAGGAAGCCCTGAGGAGGTAG
- the truB gene encoding tRNA pseudouridine(55) synthase TruB produces MALYAVDKPLHLTSHDAVEEARKRLGTRRVGHTGTLDPLATGLLLLVSEESTKLVPFLSGEDKEYIAWVSFGATTPTLDAEGPVSEEAPVRFDRKDLEAALPGFLEVKEQIPPLYSAIKVKGKRAYEAAREGKPLELGPRPARYLEVELLALDPEPIPHPIAPSAKGWRLAEKGGRKVELPRPLGAYPTAVIRLVVGPGTYVRAFARDLGEKLKTKAFLSGLVRTRIGKVGLERAVSLAELSPDKAIPEVDALPFPVVELSHTEARRVLEGVPLPIPALGYVTLIDSRRRLLAIAEGDGFKLKIKRVFVKEV; encoded by the coding sequence ATGGCCCTCTACGCGGTGGACAAGCCCCTCCACCTCACCTCCCACGACGCGGTGGAGGAGGCCAGGAAGCGCCTAGGCACCCGCCGGGTGGGGCACACGGGCACCCTGGACCCCCTGGCCACGGGGCTTCTCCTCCTGGTCTCGGAGGAGAGCACCAAGCTGGTCCCCTTTCTCTCGGGGGAGGACAAGGAGTACATCGCCTGGGTGTCCTTTGGGGCCACCACGCCCACCTTAGACGCCGAGGGTCCCGTCAGCGAAGAGGCCCCGGTGCGCTTTGACCGCAAGGACCTCGAGGCCGCCCTCCCTGGCTTCCTGGAGGTGAAGGAGCAAATCCCCCCTCTCTACTCCGCCATCAAGGTGAAGGGCAAGCGGGCCTACGAGGCCGCCCGGGAGGGGAAGCCTCTGGAGCTTGGCCCCAGGCCCGCCAGGTACCTGGAGGTGGAGCTTCTGGCCCTGGACCCCGAACCCATCCCCCACCCCATCGCCCCCTCGGCCAAGGGCTGGCGCCTGGCGGAGAAGGGGGGGCGGAAGGTGGAGCTTCCCCGGCCTCTCGGGGCCTACCCCACCGCGGTGATCCGGCTGGTGGTGGGCCCCGGCACCTACGTGCGGGCCTTCGCCCGGGATCTGGGGGAGAAGCTCAAGACCAAGGCCTTCCTCTCCGGCCTGGTGCGCACCCGCATCGGCAAGGTGGGGCTGGAGCGGGCGGTGTCCCTGGCCGAGCTTTCCCCGGATAAGGCCATCCCCGAGGTGGACGCCCTGCCCTTCCCCGTGGTGGAGCTCTCCCACACCGAGGCCAGGCGGGTGCTGGAAGGGGTGCCCCTCCCCATCCCCGCCCTGGGCTACGTGACCCTGATAGACTCCCGCAGGCGGCTTCTGGCCATCGCCGAGGGCGACGGCTTCAAGCTGAAGATCAAACGGGTTTTTGTGAAGGAGGTATAG
- a CDS encoding adenylosuccinate synthase, with the protein MPGVAIIGAQWGDEGKGKVVDALAREADYVIRYQGGANAGHTVVAEGRVFKLNLLPSGVIHPHAVNVLADGMVIDPFRFQEELQALEKEGFRPRVLVSERAHLVLPHHKHVESRHNFVGTTGRGIGPAYSDRARRVGIRAGDLLDEAVLRERVRRLLLEKPNSTREAGWDTEEKALEDLRRMGEILRPYIADTGSLLREALRKGKRLLFEGAQATLLDLNYGTYPYVTSSHPTVGGILVGTGLSHKAITKVYGVAKAYATRVGEGPFPTEIQGELAHHLREKGGEYGTTTGRPRRVGWLDLVALKYACEVNGFDGLALTKLDVLSGLEKVKVAVEYLDGSRPGEARPEAVRYLELEGWGDLAGVRRREDLPGSLLRYLELIEEYTGVPVVLFSTSPRREDTFGGVSWV; encoded by the coding sequence ATGCCGGGAGTCGCCATCATCGGAGCGCAGTGGGGGGACGAGGGCAAGGGCAAGGTGGTGGACGCCCTGGCCCGGGAGGCCGACTACGTGATCCGCTACCAGGGCGGGGCCAACGCCGGCCACACCGTGGTGGCCGAGGGGAGGGTCTTCAAGCTGAACCTCCTCCCTTCAGGGGTCATCCACCCCCACGCGGTCAACGTCCTGGCCGACGGGATGGTCATTGACCCCTTCCGCTTCCAGGAGGAGCTTCAGGCCCTGGAAAAGGAGGGCTTCCGCCCCCGGGTCCTGGTTTCGGAAAGGGCCCACCTGGTCCTTCCCCACCACAAGCACGTGGAAAGCCGCCACAACTTCGTGGGCACCACGGGGAGGGGGATCGGCCCCGCCTACTCCGACCGGGCGCGAAGGGTGGGGATCCGGGCCGGGGACCTTCTGGACGAGGCGGTCCTGAGGGAAAGGGTGCGCCGCCTCCTCCTGGAAAAGCCCAACTCCACCCGGGAGGCGGGCTGGGACACGGAGGAAAAGGCTTTGGAGGACCTCCGCCGCATGGGGGAGATCCTGAGGCCCTACATCGCCGACACCGGAAGCCTCCTCCGCGAGGCCTTGAGGAAGGGCAAGCGCCTCCTCTTTGAGGGGGCCCAGGCCACCCTTTTGGACCTCAACTACGGCACCTATCCCTACGTGACCAGCTCCCACCCCACCGTGGGGGGGATCCTGGTGGGCACAGGGCTCTCCCACAAGGCCATCACCAAGGTCTACGGCGTGGCCAAGGCCTACGCCACCCGGGTGGGGGAAGGCCCCTTCCCCACCGAGATCCAGGGAGAGCTGGCCCACCACCTGCGGGAAAAGGGCGGGGAGTACGGCACCACCACGGGGAGGCCCCGCCGGGTGGGCTGGCTGGACCTGGTGGCCCTCAAGTACGCCTGCGAGGTCAACGGGTTTGACGGCCTGGCCCTCACCAAGCTGGACGTCCTCTCGGGGCTGGAGAAGGTGAAGGTGGCCGTGGAGTACCTGGACGGAAGCCGCCCCGGGGAGGCCAGGCCGGAGGCGGTGCGCTACCTGGAGCTCGAGGGCTGGGGGGACCTCGCTGGGGTGCGAAGGCGCGAGGACCTGCCGGGAAGCCTCCTCCGCTACCTGGAGCTCATTGAGGAGTACACCGGCGTCCCCGTGGTCCTCTTCTCCACCAGCCCCAGGCGGGAGGACACCTTTGGAGGGGTGAGCTGGGTTTAA
- a CDS encoding aldo/keto reductase gives MNPLFAHPMGIGTWAWGDRLFWGYGRDYGEEDLRRAFLAALEAGILLFDTTEFYGFGLSERLLGRFAAEAGKRPYLVSKFFPYPWRLSRKSLIRALEGSLKRLGVEALDLYLLHWPWPPVPLRVWAEALAEAYERGLTRGVGFSNLSLAQLEEAKAALDRHGVPLLALQVEYSLLVRDWEAHLPALRREGIALMAYSPLAMGWLTGKLDPENPPGGYRGRKYRPLLPKVKALLPVLKELAQAKGTTPAALALRYLMAKGALPIPGAKNEAQARQNALALALRLTPEEVARLEAS, from the coding sequence ATGAACCCGCTTTTCGCGCACCCGATGGGCATCGGCACCTGGGCCTGGGGGGACCGCCTCTTTTGGGGCTACGGCCGGGACTACGGGGAGGAGGACCTCCGGAGGGCCTTTTTGGCGGCCCTCGAGGCCGGCATCCTTCTCTTTGACACCACAGAGTTTTACGGCTTTGGCCTCTCCGAGAGGCTTCTCGGCCGCTTCGCGGCCGAGGCGGGCAAAAGGCCCTACCTGGTCAGCAAGTTCTTCCCCTACCCCTGGCGGCTTTCCCGCAAAAGCCTCATCCGGGCCCTAGAGGGAAGCCTGAAGCGGCTTGGGGTGGAGGCCCTGGACCTTTACCTCCTCCACTGGCCCTGGCCCCCCGTGCCCCTCAGGGTCTGGGCCGAGGCCTTGGCGGAGGCCTACGAGCGGGGCCTCACCCGGGGCGTGGGGTTTTCCAACCTGAGCCTGGCCCAGCTGGAAGAGGCCAAGGCGGCGCTGGACCGGCACGGGGTTCCCCTTCTGGCCCTGCAGGTGGAGTACAGCCTCCTGGTGCGGGACTGGGAGGCCCACCTGCCCGCCCTGCGCCGGGAGGGGATCGCCCTCATGGCCTACAGCCCCCTGGCCATGGGCTGGCTCACCGGGAAGCTGGACCCGGAAAACCCCCCTGGGGGCTACCGGGGAAGGAAGTACCGCCCCCTGCTCCCTAAGGTGAAGGCCCTCCTCCCCGTCCTGAAGGAGCTCGCCCAGGCCAAGGGCACCACCCCTGCCGCCCTCGCCCTCCGCTACCTCATGGCGAAGGGGGCCCTTCCCATTCCCGGGGCCAAGAACGAGGCCCAGGCCCGGCAGAACGCCCTAGCCCTCGCCCTTCGCCTCACCCCCGAGGAGGTGGCCCGCCTCGAGGCGTCGTAA